In a genomic window of Plutella xylostella chromosome 16, ilPluXylo3.1, whole genome shotgun sequence:
- the LOC119694806 gene encoding uncharacterized protein LOC119694806: MAKISVGTLTVFNHEVHDWIIYKDRLEQWFLANDVELEEKTGNKRRAILLSSLAEQTYRLLRDLALPKEVGTLTYTSVIALLDSHFQPKKCGFAERSKFHGATQSSGESLAEWAARVRGLATHCAFGEAVFEDAIRDRFVLGLAPGPERDKLFTLEMEELTLSKALAMAEGVRCAREGSRQTAPGAAPPDPLHVFKMAAAPRTAAARAPGSTQAARDGGGGSAGPVTCSACGYEGHQLPTCKFTRYKCKKCGVKGHLRRVCPGKNLVRQHFVECSASCNEDDVLTM, translated from the coding sequence ATGGCTAAAATATCAGTTGGAACATTAACTGTGTTTAACCATGAAGTGCACGATTGGATAATTTATAAAGATAGGCTAGAACAGTGGTTTTTAGCTAACGATGTTGAGTTGGAAGAAAAGACCGGCAATAAGCGACGCGCCATCTTGCTAAGTAGTTTGGCGGAGCAAACCTACAGACTTCTCCGTGATTTAGCTTTGCCTAAGGAAGTTGGAACACTTACATATACAAGTGTTATTGCTTTGCTTGATAGCCACTTTCAACCGAAGAAGTGTGGCTTCGCAGAGCGATCAAAATTCCACGGGGCAACGCAGTCATCGGGTGAATCCTTAGCAGAATGGGCGGCGCGTGTACGTGGCTTAGCGACTCATTGTGCCTTTGGAGAGGCTGTGTTCGAGGACGCCATACGAGACCGCTTCGTACTGGGCTTGGCACCTGGTCCAGAGCGCGATAAACTGTTCACGCTGGAGATGGAGGAGCTGACGCTGAGCAAGGCGTTGGCGATGGCTGAAGGCGTGAGGTGTGCGCGCGAGGGCTCGCGGCAGACGGCTCCAGGGGCGGCGCCTCCAGATCCTCTGCACGTGTTCAAGATGGCGGCGGCGCCGAGGACggcggccgcgcgcgcgccgggtAGCACCCAGGCCGCGCGCGACGGCGGTGGCGGCTCGGCAGGCCCTGTCACCTGTTCAGCATGTGGCTATGAGGGCCATCAGCTTCCTACATGCAAGTTTACGCGTTATAAGTGTAAAAAGTGCGGTGTTAAGGGTCACCTTCGTAGGGTGTGCCCAGGGAAAAACCTAGTGCGGCAACATTTTGTTGAGTGCTCGGCCAGTTGTAACGAGGACGATG